In the genome of Notamacropus eugenii isolate mMacEug1 chromosome 7, mMacEug1.pri_v2, whole genome shotgun sequence, the window CTGAAatacccatttttttctttctttttaaatttttattataaggAATGTATCACTGGGTAGGGGAGTGAGGATGAATATACTTGAAAATGAAAGCTATGTAAAAAACAAATTTAGGCAGCAAAGTGACCCAGCGGAtacagctctgggcctggagtcaggaaggcctgagttcaaatctgattttgGACACTGAGCACCCACGTtactaagcaagttacttaacctgttttcctcagcttcctcaacttaaaatgcagataataacgACACCGacctcccaaggttgtgaggctccaatgagatatctgtaaagcacttagcgcagtgcctgagCAGAGCAGGTATTACATAAACACTAGCTGTTACGATTAGTATCACTACTGCcacatgataataataacaataaattaaaTATGCCAGCAATATTAGTTTTTCAACTAAGTAAATAAATCACCACATGACTCTCTCCCCCAAACGGAGAAAGGCGCATTTAAATCCAAGTCACACTCCTTGGTTCTTACCTTCTCTGTCATGACGTTGTTCTGCTCCCAAATAAAactaccaattttttttcttatttctgtagtacagaaaaagaaacgcttttcagaaaaaaacacaTCTTTAACTTGACATTGCAGCATTTTTTAGAACTTAACCTGAAACTTCTAATTTATAGAATGTGCAGGGTGATTACAAATGTTTAAATTTTACATTTGTTTCTAATTGCAGTCCCAGGCTGCATGAAGATCTGATGGATAAGTTCTGGGATTACTTTAATTCTCATCAAATGTTTGAGTAAAACACACGGCTGCTAATGTGCTACTTTAATGTAACTGTGACTAAAAACAACGGATGACACAACAGAGTTTTCTTTGACTGTTTTGAGGTCGTCTGATCATTTCAGGtagagaagcagaggagaaataTGTAGGCCGAAATTGCCAAAGAATGATTATTCCATAGAGGGAACATCAAAGAAACTGTCTAAACCTACACATGTATCTTTAGCTACTCTACTCATGACAAGTGCTTGGGGTTTGCTCGCTCTAAATTTGTTAAGAGTAccagctcctttttttttttttttatcactaagtataaaataatataatcccTTGTATTCAGGTGCTACTCATAGTCAGTCTAAAGTTCTAGAAGAGTTGGCCAACAGTTCCTGGTTGGATTTCATGTATGCCATGGCACATCCAAAGGAGGACAAAAGGGACCTGGGTAGTTATGTCATTGACAGGTACAGAACCTCAACATATACTTTATCTTTTTGTAATAAATTATAACTAGTTAAGTTTCCTCTGATCATTGGCTTCTCAAATCCACTATTCAATTAGTACAAGTTTTTAAAAACAGTAGTaactaaatacacacacacgtaatAATATATATAACTCAGAAGAGAAAGTATTAAACTTTACTCAAGAAATGAACTCTGAGAACAAAAATAGACCAAATAAAAATCACTctgtgagaaagcaagaaataatggaacaaaacaatgaaaaaaatagaggaaaatgtaagatatctgaTACTAACAACAAATGACCCGGAAAACAGGTCAAGAAGAGTTCATGTAATGATCATGAGATTCCCTGTAAACTATGATTTTGTTTGAAGCCTGGACATTCTATTtcaagacttacacgaactgatggaaagtgaaatgagcagaaccagaagaatactaTACACAGTTCCAGCAATAATGTCCGATAATTAACTACGAacgacttagctgttctcagccatccaatgacctaagacaactccaaaggacttatgacGAAAAATGCTCtcaacctccagagaaagaactgatggcgtCTGAATGTatactgaagcatacttttttttactttctttgttattcttggggttttttggttggcattttcttttgcaacatggctaatatggaaatgcatgCATGACTGTATgggtataatctgtatcaaatggTGTGCTTTCTTAAGGGGAAGCacgaggagggaggaagagaatatggaactcaaaagttttttttttaattaatgttaaattttttgtttacctgtaatagagaaaaaataaaattagaattaaatgtaaaattaaaaaataaacagtgtTATGAATGCCTTGAGTATAAGGAATATACAATATTTTTTGCAATCTTTGTaatgaaataggaaaataaaatttaatgaagaAAGATCTCAAACCAGAAGAAAACAGTATAAAAGAAAGAGATTTACAACACATTAGTAGTTAAGAAATTAGTTTGGGGTAAGTAATTAGACTTCTTAGAATGTTTCAATACCTTTAtatactttttccttttccttacctTTTTGCAGGCAGGCAGGTGGAAGGACATAGTGACCCAAAGGCACTGTGTTTTTCATATCAACATTGGCTACTGCAGAGAGATAATAAGCATGAAATACTGTAGCATTGTCTTCCATGTAATCAAAGCTTTCATATAttctaggagaaaaagaaaatattttaatttgcaaaaagaacattaaaacaCTCAATACCTTAGTCAACTTGAGAATCGACCTGGTCAATAGAAGAGAAAGGTGAAATGATCCGTTTAAATTCAAACTTCAAATCTTTAATAGGTAAAGAGGGTAAATTTTAGGGGAAGGCGAAGAAGTAAGCTGAATCCACACAGAGAATTTAATCAGCTCCAATAAACAGGAGCCCTGTTCACCATTTAGTATGATTTTTTCCCAGACAGATGAAAGAAAGCCGAGATGGCTGGCTACACTCACAAGCTTTGTAACTCAGGCAGTCTTCAATTTTAAAGCCTGAGCTGATAGTAAGTTTTCATATCTGCCTAGGATCTTACCCTTTctaaattcattttctctctttattattgttttctcAGACCATCAGGCCTGGCTCTGgcctcatttcctcctcttctccaaccCCCACCCCTTCTAAATAACAAACCTTTAGATAACCAATTCAATTTTACACTGGCTTTGACCCTTGAATCCTACACAGGGTCGTGGagctaaagctagaagggacctcaggaccCATTTGGCCTGGAATCCTaattctacagaagaggaaacagaagtcccgaaggtaaagtgacttaccccaaATTATACACTCAATAAGCACCAGGGGCTATAAGCTGTTCCTTCTCACCCCTTTACAAACCTTGGATTACTTTTATCACCTACCTCTTCATTCTGGCTCACTGCACCTGGTTCATCTAGCCCTCTCCGACCTTTAccatcttcttataccttaccctGCTACACATACTCTTTCAGTGCAGGGACACTGGCCTCCCGGCTGTTCTGTGAACGAGACACTCACTCTAACAGGACACACTCcggggcattttctctggttttccCTATGtctggaaagctctccctcctccactctgactactgacctcccaggcttcctttaagtctcaactaaaatcccaccttctacgtGAAGACTTTcccacccctcttaattctagggccttccctgatttcatttttttgtcctaCTTATCCAGtatgtagcttatttgtacatatttgtgtgttgTCTCAGCCACTAGACTgcgagttccttgagggcagggactgtctcctgcctctttttgtatccccagggcttagcataatgcttggtacacagtaagtgttcaataaatgtttgttgactgctCATAATCTGCTGAGGGCTATTGAAAGAACTCACAACTGTGCCAgctgagtccactacaaatttacgTTCTCCAGTCACGAAGAGGCCTCCACCCCTTCATGCCTTTTCCTTAATTTCCTCTACCATATTCCCCACAGTGGCCATTTCAAACCTTCTGTTTTCAAGCCATCTTCGCTCCCTCAATATTCATTCCACTTATTGAGAACCTTATCTCATCCTCTAATTCTCCCTGTCCTCCCCATTCCACATTTAAATCATCTCATCATCATCCCACATCCCCTCCTTCTTTGCTGGCTGTCTTGGAGGATAAGATGGCTCTTCTTGACAAGACTGACCCCTCTAAATGTGTGCTTTAACTCTCCTTGTCTCCCTCAGTAGACATCCAACCCGACCTGgataattttcttccctttttatggCTCCTTCCCACCTGTCTGACAGATGCTTCTCAGTCCCCTTTTCAGGATCATCATCCATGTTTCTCCCCCTATTGGTGACTGTGGTACCACAGATCTCTGTCCTGGGTCCCTTCATCTTTTCTCCTTAGAATTCCTCTCAATGCCACCAGTTTTCATGAATTCAACTGTTATCTCTAAGAAGATGATTACCAGATCAATTCTTATTTCTCAATGTCTACTGGATGTCCTCTCAGCAACAGCAAGTTTTACCTGAAACAGaacatattatctttccccttataACCCTTAAACTCAGCCCTCCTCTACTTCCCTCTTTCTGTTAAAGCCTTCAACTTTTTTCAGCAACCCAAGTTCATCACCATATCCAATACAACTTCAACAACTCTCAGATCCAACTCCTTATCTCTGTACATACTACAACCACTCTATTCTAGACCTtaatcatttctcacctggcctcctaattggtttcctggGATGCTCTTCTCTCTAATCTAGCTTTGATTTAGCTCAAGTCCCACCCAGTCACTCCCTAGATTCAGGGACTTCCAATTGCATAAAGGGCAAACTCCTTTGTTCTCTGGCTACAGGCTACCCTTTGGGGTGGATGAAACACTAGTCTCTAAACTCCTGCCTAATTAGCTTACACCCTGTTCTCCATATTATAACATTCCatccttgaaacttttctcagctaGATACTTGGAgtccctagttttcttcagggttcAGACCATACCACTTCCTTCAAGAGTCACTTACTGATTTCACCCAGTTCTTATGAGTGAAGTCGTTCCCCCCTTCTTCTCCCCATGACTGTGTATTTCTCTTTATACCTCATATTCATTTATGGGTGAAAATGCATCCTCCAGTAGAGTGTGAATGATGGGGTGGTGAGACCTGGGCCCCAAAAAGCCCCAAGATCATGTCTCTTGAAGATTCCCAATTTCTCAGTAGCCCCatgagaaaattttcccttgTTGCAGAACATTCTCTTATCAGAACAGACTTCGGTGTCTGATCAAGGACTCTACAGGCACTAGATCCCCATGGACctgtcttttctccctccatgTCTGCTATCAACAAAGTTATGTCCGCAGAACCTCCTGTATCTTCCCATCCATAAATCAACGATGCCTGCTCCCAAGACACCTGGACCCCTTGCATTACCTaattattcctttccttccccttttccataCAATTCTTAGATTCATTCCCATTAAGTTGCAAGTTCCCCAAAGAACTTCTCCCAGTACGAATGACATCACCATAAACTGCCACTTGACTGCAAGATGGGCTTGGCAGCGAAAGCGTTGGAGGCAACTCTGCTTTGGCATTCTCGGGGTGCCAACACCCCTGACCTCtttataagctccctgagggcaggaacttctGCATGTGGATCTCCAGACCCTCAAAGGGCTCTGGGGAGAacagaaaatgtttaacaaacgtATATCGATGAAATGGTCGCCCACAGCATTCTCCGTACACCGCGTGGCCTTGGGCCTCCGCGGCTCTGCCAGCCCCAGGGGGCCGCCGGGGACGAGTCTGGGAAGCGTCAGGTTGCAGGAGGGAAGAGAGCACGGGACCACGTGGCGCGCTGCCGGCGCGCAAGGATACCTCCGGGTGTCTGGGTGCGAGGCGTCACAGCTGAACAGAAAGTCCGCTTCCCGAGCGCTGCAGATCACTCCGCCTTGGGCCTCTGCGGAGGGAGGGGGCCCAAGGTGAACGGGGGAGGCCTACGGCTGCAAGGCCCTCACGCGGCCCTCCCTGAGACCCAGAGCCCCCTCCCCCGCGAGGGTGGGACGGCAGGCCCGGAGAGACCCCCAAGGGCGCGCGCGCGCCCCCCTACCCCAGAGCTCCTGCAGATCCTGGCCCACGCTTCGGCAGAACCAGGCTCGCTGGTCCTTGAACATGTCGCCGTCGCCGGGGCCTCCGCCTTCCCCCTCCGCCCTCTCCGGGCTCTGCGCAGGCGCGCGGGCGGGCGAGCCCCCTCCGAGCTCGCTGATTGGTCCCCTCCAGTTTACTGATTGGTCCCCGCCAGGCGGTGGGCGGGAGCGACGCGGGACCCCACCACGAGGGCCCAGACCCTGCCTTCTCTACAGGGACCTATAGCCCGAACCGTGACGTCCCCTAGGCCCCTGTCCTAGGTGaatgatgaagaaacaggcttCGATCGAACCAGACCCGAGACTAGGTAGGTGCGAGGCCCCCCCAGGCCCCGCTAAATTTACGATGGATTTGGGAGGACACCCCCGCGAAGGCAGCCATTGGGGAGTGATGACCTTAAAAAGCAATGGACAGGCTGTGGAAGCCCGCTGGCATTTCAGAGAGTAGGGTTCGTCCCAGCATGCATTGCGGCTATCGATCCTGCGTAACTCAGCCCCCAGCGCATCCAGTCAGCCCCAGGCGTCCGCTGTAGGCTGCCAGGCACTGCATGTGTATTGAATTTATGGAGGGTTGGGACATGGAAGGCGGAGCGGGTACACGTGGGAATGAGCGTGGTGATCAGGCCCGACTGGAGAAGCTTGGGAAAGCCAGCCTTGAGCCTTACGACAGGTGAGTCGGGCAGGTGAGTCAGGCAGGTGAGTCGGGCAGGTGAGTCGGGCAGGTGAGCCTGGCCCAAGGGTTGGAACGCTGGGCAGTCTTGGGATTCCCAGGTGGACTTCCCGGCTGTTACACCGCGCCATCTGGAAGAGGAATCTAGATTTGGGATTCATGGTCACGATAGGGTCAGACCTCTGCTTTAGGACGATCCTTGTAGTGACAGGATattttggaggggagaaaggtCTTGAAGGCTCTTAAGTCGTCTAGGTACGAGAGCCTGGACTAGGAGGGTGGCGGTGGAATGAGGATTTGATCTTAGAAATACCTTAAAGGAAGTTTAGATAAAGAGGGTGAAATAGAGGGGAGGAGTGAGATGATTCTATGACTCCTCATTTCTcttaaattattatatttatatattaatatatttttataattaatattattaaaatccTAGAGATTAGGATAAAATTAATGCCACTGATAGTGGAAGAGTCTGTTTGGTGTTAAAGGGTAGGGGAAAAGATGACtttgtgttgggggtgtaagctcagttccatgtggacagtctcggggaggtaaaagtgaggacttctaaaccttagagttctcatgaggccccccagggaacagctgggaattgaggtgtgagacccgggctatctcgtgcatctccGCCTCACGTGCTGGGGAAAGCATGCTGCCCtggagattggcccggggtctgagcacacctgctGTTGACTAACAAAAGGCTGAGAGCACGCCTGGTATTCACGTCCaaagtatgggggggggggggggagcttaagtagggtcaggaaagcctgaggggccctttgaggacagaaggctcctcttccctctctcctctcttctctcttccctcacccctctcccacttccacttccattctcttactgtaagatctttgcctccttgggaagaggattcctctctcctaaggaagaattcaccctgcacatgtaaccaagaccctgaataaagcctaacccttgttcgactctggaaagtctcttctctcatacgtttatctggtttggccagccgaagacctgcgataggtaaggtaagactcaggtagcccttaggcctctaggccttgGTTCTAAATATATTGAGTTTCATTGAAGTGATGAAAGGACATATTGGGAATGTCTTCTAGTGgttcaaatggtatgcacattttggtctactttccagaatagttgaactGTTCATAGGTTCATCAACAGTACATTAGTAGACCTGTCTTCCTGTTCCTCtccaatagtttttttttctcttttttctcatctttatggaTCTAAGACAGACcatcagaattgctttaatttccatttctataatagaattttttttttttactgtggctgttgatcacttttatttcttcagGAACTGCCTGTTCCGTTTATCTGCACCCTGGTGTAGACACTCATCACCTCATCCCTAGACTATTGATTGCAATAGCCTCTGATTGGGCTCCCTACCCCAAGTTTCTCTCCCCTTTCGTCTTTCTACTATTcatctgtcaaaatgattttccaacGTGCAGCTCTGACAATGTCACTTCCCTATTCAGGAAACTACATttgctccctgttacctccaggatcaaatataaaattctgtttggcttttaaagcccttcataacctggccacTTCCTACCTTTCATATTTTACTCTGCTTCACATACTCTGCTGTGAAATGACACTGACCTCATAGTCTGACTTCCTTGCTGTCCCTGGAACAAGGCACTTCAccttctgactccatgcctggaattctctccctcttcatttaactcctggcttccctggttacCTTCAAGGCTCAACTAAATTCTACctttttacaagaagcctttcctatgctagtgccttccttctattgaatatctccagtttatcttatatatacacatcttATTTGTGCTTAatggtttgcatgttgtctcccctattaaatTGTAGTCTTTTTTAGGACAGAGGGACTGTTTTTAACCATTCTTTGTATGTTCAGTAGCTtagcacatactaggcacttaaatgcttgttgacttggagAGTAGCTGTTATTCTTAGATATTCCAATCTGCTTCTTTTATATCTTAGAAGTGAGACTTGTTAGAcaaacttgctacaaagatttttttcccccattaactgggaatagtgagttcttgccacAGTAATTGCTGTCTGGGTTTATGGATCAATGTGTTACCATGTTTGCGTGTTCTGTATGTTATGAACCTAATCAGTTTCATGgatggaattttcttttcttttttttttttttaagccagtgCCAAATAGTTTGATGATTATTcctttatagtatagtttgagattcAGTACTTCCAGGCTTCCTCCCATCATTTCCTCCCCCCcttcatttcctttctaattttaactacagTTAGGATTTTGTTTGGTTAAATCTTTTCagttttacataatcaaaattgtctattttatcttctatgtTCTTCTCTCTATTCCTTTGTCTGGTTTTgaacttttcctttctccatagttgtgaaaggtattttcttcctcacACCTTTGTCTGTAATGTGACTTTGTATGTCTAGATATATTTGGAGCTCATTTTTGCTATGTACGGTGTGAAATTTTGGTTTACAAATCCAATTTCTGCCAggctactttccagttttcctatcaattttcaagaaataatgagttcttgccACAGTAATTGCTGTCTTTGGGTTTACTGAGTCACTATGTTGCATTttctgtatattatgtatatatatataatctgctTCActaatagaattttctttttttttagccagtaccaaatagctGTGGTATTATTCCTTTATAGTAAAATTTGAGGTTTTCCAGGACCCTTcccttaccatttttttttcattatttcccttaagaATTCTTGGCTTACTGTTTCTCCAGACGAAATGTTGTATAGAATATTGATCTCTCCCTTTTAAATGTTTAAGACGTTTTGCAGTCTTCTAGGTTGTAGGTAGAATTGATTTATGTTGTATAATTTAGACTGGGAagatcccttccctcaagaataCTACACTAAAATAAATTCCTACATTAgaaatttgatcttttttttttgttactttagTGAAATTTAGACTCATCATAGCACCTTTCCAGATGGCACTAAAGAACTTGAAGGGTTTCGGTGGaggattttgttattgttgtttatgGGAAAGGTGAGGTTAGGGAGGGTCCGGTGGAGAATGGAATGATAATTTGGACAATGGAGGCACTGCCCAGGGGGAAGCCAGGCCCAGATAGTGTGTTATAGGGTGTGGGGAAGTGAGGTTGAGGGTGTCTTGCCAGAAGGCACTGAGTGCTCAGGATATGTGAAAAGTTGAGGGAGAGAAGTGccctaaaaataaatgtcaatAGAGATCTTCAAGTCAAAGCTGAGTGATCCTTTTTCTGGG includes:
- the TERB2 gene encoding telomere repeats-binding bouquet formation protein 2 isoform X2, which gives rise to MFKDQRAWFCRSVGQDLQELWEAQGGVICSAREADFLFSCDASHPDTRRIYESFDYMEDNATVFHAYYLSAVANVDMKNTVPLGHYVLPPACLQKEIRKKIGSFIWEQNNVMTEKHDEVKPSEMQKQLRENTELLTQPEKDPFISTKKHFSRTPVTGKQLYYPLQNYPVNNMVTGYVSVDTMKKFLGELHDFIPGSSGYLAYHVQKEINVFSAVKNKLKRKC
- the TERB2 gene encoding telomere repeats-binding bouquet formation protein 2 isoform X1, whose protein sequence is MFKDQRAWFCRSVGQDLQELWEAQGGVICSAREADFLFSCDASHPDTRRYPCAPAARHVVPCSLPSCNLTLPRLVPGGPLGLAEPRRPKATRCTENAVGDHFIDIRLLNIFCSPQSPLRVWRSTCRSSCPQGAYKEVRGVGTPRMPKQSCLQRFRCQAHLAVKWQFMVMSFVLGEVLWGTCNLMGMNLRIVWKRGRKGIIRIYESFDYMEDNATVFHAYYLSAVANVDMKNTVPLGHYVLPPACLQKEIRKKIGSFIWEQNNVMTEKHDEVKPSEMQKQLRENTELLTQPEKDPFISTKKHFSRTPVTGKQLYYPLQNYPVNNMVTGYVSVDTMKKFLGELHDFIPGSSGYLAYHVQKEINVFSAVKNKLKRKC
- the TERB2 gene encoding telomere repeats-binding bouquet formation protein 2 isoform X3 gives rise to the protein MFKDQRAWFCRSVGQDLQELWEAQGGVICSAREADFLFSCDASHPDTRRIYESFDYMEDNATVFHAYYLSAVANVDMKNTVPLGHYVLPPACLQKEIRKKIGSFIWEQNNVMTEKHDEVKPSEMQKQLRENTELLTQPEKDPFISTKKHFSRTPVTGKQLYYPLQNYPVNNMVTGLQQSWRAARDRT